A region of Methyloversatilis discipulorum DNA encodes the following proteins:
- the pseI gene encoding pseudaminic acid synthase → MTDAFQIAGRTIGAGAAPFVIAEMSGNHNQSLDRALAIVEAAAKSGAHALKIQTYTPDTMTLDLDEREFHIADPNSLWAGTSLYKLYGEAYTPWEWHAPIFERAQALGMIPFSTPFDDSAVDFLESLDVPCYKIASFENTDLPLIRRVAATGKPLIISTGMATLAELDETVRAAREVGCRHLVLLKCTSTYPATPANTHIRTIPHLREMFGCEVGLSDHTMGVGVSVASVALGATVIEKHFTLDRSEGGVDATFSMEPHEMAQLVVETERAWQALGEVRYGPTEAERKSLQFRRSLYITADLKAGDVLTPDNVRAIRPGLGLPPGILDQVLGKAVNRAVARGTPLSWLLIG, encoded by the coding sequence ATGACTGATGCCTTCCAAATCGCCGGCCGTACCATAGGCGCCGGCGCCGCCCCTTTCGTGATCGCCGAAATGTCCGGCAATCACAACCAGTCGCTCGACCGGGCGCTGGCCATCGTCGAAGCCGCGGCAAAGTCGGGCGCGCACGCGCTGAAGATCCAGACCTATACGCCGGACACGATGACGCTGGATCTGGACGAACGCGAGTTCCACATCGCCGATCCGAACAGCCTGTGGGCCGGTACCTCGCTCTACAAGCTCTACGGCGAGGCCTACACGCCGTGGGAGTGGCATGCGCCCATCTTCGAGCGCGCGCAAGCTCTGGGCATGATTCCGTTCAGCACGCCGTTCGATGACAGCGCGGTCGATTTTCTCGAATCGCTGGATGTGCCGTGCTACAAGATCGCCTCGTTCGAGAATACAGATCTCCCGCTGATCCGTCGCGTGGCGGCCACCGGCAAGCCGCTCATCATTTCCACCGGCATGGCCACGCTGGCCGAACTGGACGAGACCGTGCGCGCCGCCCGCGAAGTCGGCTGCCGTCATCTGGTACTGCTTAAATGCACCAGCACCTATCCGGCCACGCCGGCCAATACCCATATCCGCACCATTCCGCACCTGCGCGAAATGTTCGGCTGCGAGGTGGGGCTGTCCGATCACACCATGGGTGTGGGCGTGTCGGTGGCCAGCGTCGCGCTGGGCGCAACCGTGATCGAGAAGCACTTCACGCTGGATCGCAGCGAAGGCGGCGTGGACGCCACTTTCTCGATGGAACCGCATGAAATGGCGCAGCTGGTAGTTGAGACCGAGCGCGCTTGGCAGGCGCTGGGCGAGGTGCGTTACGGGCCGACCGAAGCCGAGCGCAAGTCGCTGCAGTTCAGGCGCTCGCTCTATATCACCGCAGACCTGAAGGCGGGCGACGTCCTGACCCCGGACAACGTGCGTGCGATCCGGCCTGGACTAGGACTTCCTCCCGGAATTCTCGATCAGGTCTTGGGTAAGGCCGTGAATCGCGCGGTCGCGCGAGGCACACCGCTCTCATGGCTGTTGATAGGATGA
- a CDS encoding N-acetyl sugar amidotransferase — protein sequence MKYCARCLYPENARPTIIFDEEGVCSGCRYHESRSKQLDIDWAEREAMLVRILDEAKRMARERGNSHDCIIPVSGGKDSHYQVWLLKEKYGMNPLLVTFNHAFNTPAGNRNLYNLVEKSGCDFVRYTAGLDSVRRISRYMLEKVGDLTWHYHAGIRTYPFQVAVERNIPLIVWGEHGFAELTGIVSLEDFVEFTRWTRKEHDMRGYEPHDLVGHGGITEQDIAPYIYPSDEDIARVEVRGIYLSNFIYWNAKAQADIVMKEWGFEPIAYERERSFNLHSKIEDHANDVHDFLKYLKFGYGRATDDGSMEIRHGRMTREEGIEMVKRYDAREPSTLQTYCDFLGITKSQFYDWVEPMRDARIWKKSETGEWQVLDAVSRHPAGEAEEKARVAPAPEADRTFSDENRRMYYNPANPPEKTGDPALDEPSLTFRVI from the coding sequence GTGAAATACTGCGCCCGATGTCTGTATCCCGAGAATGCACGCCCGACCATCATCTTCGACGAAGAGGGTGTGTGCAGCGGCTGTCGTTACCATGAGAGCCGCAGCAAGCAGCTGGATATCGACTGGGCCGAACGCGAGGCCATGCTGGTCCGGATTCTCGATGAAGCGAAGCGGATGGCCAGGGAACGGGGCAACAGCCACGACTGCATCATTCCCGTCTCCGGCGGCAAGGACTCGCACTATCAGGTCTGGTTGCTGAAGGAAAAGTACGGCATGAATCCCCTGCTCGTGACCTTCAACCACGCCTTCAACACGCCGGCGGGCAACCGGAATCTCTACAACCTCGTCGAGAAGTCCGGGTGCGATTTCGTCCGCTATACCGCGGGCCTGGATTCAGTCCGCCGCATTTCGCGCTACATGCTTGAGAAAGTCGGTGACCTGACCTGGCACTACCACGCCGGTATCCGGACTTACCCTTTCCAGGTTGCCGTTGAGCGCAATATTCCGCTGATCGTATGGGGTGAACACGGATTCGCGGAGCTGACGGGCATCGTGTCACTCGAGGACTTCGTCGAGTTCACGCGCTGGACCCGTAAGGAGCACGACATGCGGGGGTATGAACCGCATGATCTGGTGGGTCACGGGGGCATCACGGAACAGGATATCGCGCCGTACATCTACCCCTCTGACGAAGATATTGCGCGGGTCGAGGTGCGCGGCATCTACCTCTCGAACTTCATCTACTGGAACGCAAAGGCGCAGGCCGACATCGTGATGAAAGAGTGGGGGTTCGAACCCATCGCATACGAACGGGAGCGCTCCTTCAATCTTCACAGCAAGATCGAAGACCACGCCAATGATGTTCACGACTTTCTCAAGTATCTGAAGTTCGGGTACGGGCGCGCAACCGATGATGGGAGCATGGAAATCCGCCACGGTCGGATGACCCGTGAGGAGGGTATCGAGATGGTCAAGCGATATGACGCCAGAGAGCCCTCCACCCTCCAGACCTATTGCGACTTTCTGGGCATCACCAAGAGCCAGTTCTATGACTGGGTAGAACCCATGCGCGACGCGCGTATCTGGAAGAAGAGCGAGACCGGCGAGTGGCAGGTTCTCGACGCCGTCTCCCGGCACCCCGCTGGAGAGGCGGAAGAGAAAGCCCGCGTGGCGCCTGCACCCGAGGCGGACCGGACTTTCTCGGACGAGAACCGGCGCATGTACTACAACCCGGCCAACCCGCCGGAAAAGACCGGTGACCCGGCGCTGGATGAGCCCAGCCTGACCTTCCGGGTGATCTGA
- a CDS encoding pseudaminic acid biosynthesis-associated methylase has product MARTKTEQEDFWANKYAEDYIRNNQAFDHELGAQAWRTMLSKVSADVGNYLECGCNIGRNVDQLKTALPDATPSVIEISEPAFSSVTARHRFDHAFNGAILDSGFEPASFDLVFTMGVLIHINPDQLLDHMRRMFHYSRRYILMGEYFNRTPVSIEYRGQMNMLFKRDFGKLFIENFDVTLVDYGFLWGHLYDKAGFDDITWWLFEKR; this is encoded by the coding sequence ATGGCCCGTACAAAAACCGAGCAGGAAGATTTCTGGGCGAACAAATACGCCGAGGACTACATCAGAAACAACCAGGCGTTCGACCATGAGCTCGGAGCTCAGGCATGGCGGACCATGCTGTCGAAGGTCAGTGCTGACGTCGGCAATTATCTCGAGTGCGGCTGCAATATCGGTCGTAACGTCGATCAGCTCAAGACCGCTCTGCCGGACGCCACGCCGTCCGTCATTGAAATCAGCGAGCCGGCATTCAGCTCAGTGACGGCACGGCATCGATTTGATCATGCATTCAACGGGGCAATCCTCGATTCAGGTTTCGAGCCAGCTTCGTTCGATCTGGTCTTCACCATGGGGGTGCTGATTCACATCAACCCGGATCAGCTTCTGGATCACATGCGTCGGATGTTCCATTACTCCCGACGCTACATATTGATGGGCGAGTACTTCAACAGGACGCCTGTTTCAATTGAGTACCGCGGTCAGATGAACATGCTCTTCAAGCGTGATTTCGGAAAGCTGTTCATCGAGAACTTCGATGTGACGCTTGTTGATTATGGGTTCCTTTGGGGCCACCTGTATGACAAGGCCGGGTTCGACGACATCACTTGGTGGTTGTTTGAAAAGCGCTGA
- a CDS encoding sulfotransferase family 2 domain-containing protein translates to MPVFIKRDKTCLFIHIPKAGGSSVEAGARRLGWKEYLSIRGVSAERLSMLKSSPQHLHASVLAGFMNFELFDLVLMICRHPLERFKSEYYWQSRQGITDLAPAAWANAVLDRVRADPWMHDNHFRPQVEFIPDGGGERVYKIEENGVGKALAALEDLGGKGGLGNILSFYSGRFASKSSRKIPSVEDALNSFSTRVYEYYREDYERFGYRR, encoded by the coding sequence ATGCCGGTTTTCATAAAAAGAGATAAGACATGCCTTTTCATTCATATTCCGAAGGCAGGAGGATCAAGCGTCGAGGCGGGGGCTAGGCGGCTTGGCTGGAAGGAATATCTGTCTATTCGAGGAGTGAGTGCAGAAAGGCTTTCGATGTTGAAGTCGTCCCCTCAGCATTTACATGCTTCGGTGCTCGCGGGGTTCATGAATTTCGAACTGTTTGATCTGGTGCTTATGATATGCAGACACCCGCTCGAACGGTTCAAGTCCGAATACTATTGGCAGTCAAGACAGGGGATTACTGATCTCGCGCCTGCTGCTTGGGCGAATGCTGTGCTTGATCGTGTTCGAGCCGATCCATGGATGCATGACAATCACTTTCGACCACAGGTTGAATTTATTCCTGATGGAGGTGGCGAGAGAGTGTACAAGATTGAGGAAAACGGAGTCGGCAAGGCGCTTGCTGCCTTGGAGGACTTGGGTGGGAAAGGGGGGCTTGGGAATATTCTCTCCTTCTACAGCGGCCGTTTTGCAAGCAAGTCTTCAAGGAAGATCCCTTCTGTAGAGGATGCGCTAAATAGTTTTTCGACGAGGGTCTATGAGTATTATCGCGAAGATTATGAACGTTTTGGATACAGGCGATGA
- the pseG gene encoding UDP-2,4-diacetamido-2,4,6-trideoxy-beta-L-altropyranose hydrolase yields the protein MKSADSFSVAFRTDASLLIGTGHVMRCLALADALRARGAQTTFIARQQPGDLIDHLAREGHEVIRLPELSPRITDDDGERTAHADWLGTGWRKDVSDVRVAVGVRSFDWLIVDHYALDARCERVLRELAPRIMVIDDLADRDHDCDLLLDQNLYPDMALRYARRVPEVTRQLLGPRYALLRPGFAAVRGRSRDGSVRRLLVFFGGVDAANQTGRVIGLLPRALPARVEVDVVIGAAHPHRAGIEAACTQAGYSCYVQTGRMAELMAAADLAIGAGGTAVWERACTGLPALVWPLAENQREQVATAADAGLLHAPSQVSHDDEVLVRHIAALCDSPHLLRALSAVGAAAVDGAGVARVCRALGCSGVTLRRVSADDADALFAWRNCETVRKVSRNSDPIPRPVHDAWLADTLARADRRLLVGERNGVSVGVVRFDLTGDEAEVSIYLAPGEHAAGAGGDLLAAAERWLALDRSAGVCKIRAEVAGDNAPSRHMFLSAGYRPDAARFLKRIHPDD from the coding sequence TTGAAAAGCGCTGACTCCTTTAGCGTCGCCTTCCGGACTGATGCATCCTTGTTGATTGGGACGGGGCACGTGATGAGATGTCTCGCGCTTGCGGATGCGCTGAGAGCACGCGGAGCACAGACCACATTCATTGCACGGCAGCAGCCGGGAGACCTCATTGATCATCTGGCCCGAGAAGGCCATGAAGTGATTCGACTTCCGGAGCTTTCACCACGGATCACGGATGACGATGGCGAGCGCACGGCTCACGCAGATTGGCTTGGAACCGGGTGGCGAAAGGATGTTTCAGACGTCAGGGTTGCGGTGGGCGTGCGGAGCTTTGACTGGCTTATAGTTGATCACTACGCGCTCGATGCGCGCTGCGAGCGCGTGTTGCGTGAGTTGGCTCCTCGCATCATGGTGATCGATGATCTGGCGGACCGCGATCACGACTGCGATCTGCTGCTCGACCAGAACCTATACCCGGACATGGCGCTCCGGTACGCGCGACGGGTGCCCGAAGTGACTCGTCAGCTGCTCGGTCCGCGTTATGCGCTGCTGCGTCCGGGGTTCGCCGCTGTGCGCGGCCGATCACGTGACGGCTCAGTGCGGCGGTTGCTGGTCTTCTTTGGTGGAGTCGATGCGGCCAACCAGACCGGCCGCGTGATCGGGCTACTTCCGCGCGCGCTGCCCGCGCGGGTAGAGGTGGATGTGGTGATCGGTGCCGCACATCCGCATCGCGCCGGCATCGAGGCGGCCTGCACGCAGGCAGGCTATAGTTGTTATGTTCAGACGGGCCGTATGGCGGAGCTGATGGCGGCGGCCGATCTGGCCATCGGCGCTGGCGGCACTGCGGTCTGGGAACGAGCCTGCACCGGGCTGCCGGCGCTAGTGTGGCCGCTGGCCGAGAACCAGCGCGAGCAGGTCGCGACCGCCGCCGATGCGGGTCTGTTGCATGCACCATCGCAGGTTAGTCACGACGACGAGGTGCTGGTGCGACACATCGCTGCGCTGTGCGACAGCCCCCATCTGCTGCGCGCGCTGTCCGCCGTCGGCGCGGCTGCGGTCGATGGTGCCGGTGTCGCAAGAGTATGCCGTGCGCTCGGTTGCTCCGGTGTCACCCTGCGTCGCGTCTCCGCAGACGATGCAGATGCTCTCTTCGCGTGGCGCAACTGCGAGACGGTGCGCAAGGTGTCACGTAACAGCGACCCGATTCCGCGGCCGGTGCATGACGCGTGGCTGGCCGACACATTGGCGCGCGCCGACCGAAGGCTGCTGGTCGGCGAGCGCAACGGTGTTTCGGTCGGTGTGGTGCGTTTCGACTTGACCGGTGACGAGGCCGAGGTGTCAATCTATCTCGCCCCAGGCGAACACGCCGCCGGGGCGGGCGGCGACTTGCTCGCCGCCGCCGAACGCTGGCTGGCGCTCGACCGGTCGGCCGGGGTGTGTAAGATTCGCGCCGAAGTGGCTGGTGACAACGCGCCGTCCCGTCACATGTTCCTGTCTGCGGGCTATCGCCCGGACGCCGCGCGCTTTCTCAAGCGAATCCATCCAGATGACTGA
- a CDS encoding acylneuraminate cytidylyltransferase family protein has translation MSTVAVIPARGGSKRLPRKNILDLAGKPMLAYAIETAHASRLFDQVCVSTEDADIARVAREFGAAVIERPDSIAGDRSTVAQVCLHALEALPSIDVFCCIYATAVLLKPETLQASHALLEAEPKADYVMGVSRYEHPPVQALKADEAGYLTYMWPEWRGVQSQFQPDLVVSNGTFYWGRRQPFLADRTFYGSRLRGAVVPDDQVSDIDTEADFRKVFDLISGVEGRLK, from the coding sequence ATGTCCACGGTAGCGGTCATTCCGGCGCGCGGTGGCTCGAAGCGCCTGCCCAGAAAAAACATTCTGGATCTCGCTGGCAAGCCGATGCTGGCGTATGCGATCGAGACCGCCCATGCGTCCCGGCTGTTCGACCAGGTCTGCGTATCGACCGAGGATGCTGATATCGCCCGTGTCGCACGGGAGTTCGGAGCGGCGGTCATCGAGCGTCCGGATTCGATCGCCGGCGACCGGTCGACCGTCGCGCAGGTGTGTCTGCATGCCCTGGAGGCACTTCCTTCGATCGATGTCTTCTGTTGCATCTACGCAACGGCTGTGTTGCTGAAACCGGAGACGCTGCAGGCCTCACATGCGCTGCTGGAGGCAGAACCCAAGGCGGATTACGTCATGGGCGTCTCCCGCTACGAACATCCGCCGGTTCAGGCGCTCAAGGCAGATGAAGCCGGTTATCTCACCTACATGTGGCCGGAGTGGAGGGGGGTGCAGTCGCAGTTCCAGCCTGATCTCGTGGTGAGCAACGGTACGTTTTACTGGGGGCGCCGGCAGCCGTTTCTTGCTGACCGGACTTTCTATGGGTCACGGCTCCGGGGAGCCGTGGTGCCTGACGATCAGGTTTCCGATATCGATACTGAAGCAGACTTTAGGAAGGTTTTCGATTTGATTTCCGGTGTGGAGGGGAGACTTAAGTGA